One Natronincola ferrireducens DNA segment encodes these proteins:
- a CDS encoding ACT domain-containing protein — protein MKAFISVIGDDKIGIIHGVTTILKKNRVNVLDINQTLLQDYFAMVMLVDLKELTTDFKQLKEELVMAGKEIGVSIKIQHEDLFNTMHSI, from the coding sequence ATGAAAGCATTTATTAGTGTAATAGGTGATGACAAAATTGGCATTATTCATGGTGTGACTACGATATTGAAAAAGAATAGGGTAAATGTTTTAGACATTAATCAAACCCTACTACAGGATTATTTTGCTATGGTGATGCTTGTAGATCTTAAGGAGCTAACGACAGACTTTAAACAGCTAAAGGAAGAGCTTGTCATGGCTGGTAAAGAAATAGGGGTTTCCATAAAAATTCAACATGAAGATCTATTTAATACGATGCACAGTATCTAA
- a CDS encoding FAD-dependent oxidoreductase yields MDIQHINPQSYWLSSREKPSYSPLQEDITVDVAIVGGGMVGITTGFFLKQEGLKIAILEADGILQGTTGHTTAKITSQHSLIYDKIKRQLGQEKAQQYASANEAAIQIMGELIQDKNIDCDFSWQSAYIYTQSHDYVQQIIDETKTAASLGIKAEYVEEIPLPFPVKAAVRFDGQAQFHPRKYLLALAKEIPGDGCHIFENTKVLDIQQDNCPIVITAGGRKVTASKVIVASHYPFYDKPGLYFSRVYPNRSYVLGVKMKEKFPGGMYINAEQPTRSLRAQRLEDSELILVGGEHHKTGHGKSTLEHYRNLAKFAHETFPVEDILYRWSAQDGYTMDGIPYIGQLSSSTPNIYVATGFGKWGMTTSTVAAIIFRDLILKKDNPWNSLYNPSRFTPTASVPSFVKENADVAMNFIGGKIFTPSFEGKLKNNEGKVIEVEGHRVGAYRDEKGQLHLVDTTCTHLGCEVNWNDAEKTWDCPCHGSRFSIEGDIVEGPALKPLKKLH; encoded by the coding sequence ATGGACATTCAACATATAAACCCTCAATCCTATTGGCTTTCCTCTAGGGAAAAACCAAGCTACTCCCCATTGCAGGAGGATATCACAGTAGACGTTGCCATTGTCGGTGGGGGAATGGTAGGAATTACTACTGGATTTTTTTTAAAACAAGAGGGCTTGAAGATAGCTATATTAGAAGCAGACGGTATTCTACAGGGAACTACGGGACATACCACTGCTAAAATCACCTCTCAGCACAGTTTAATTTATGACAAGATAAAAAGACAGTTGGGTCAGGAAAAAGCTCAACAATATGCTTCTGCCAATGAAGCTGCTATACAAATCATGGGGGAATTAATCCAAGACAAAAATATTGATTGTGACTTTAGTTGGCAATCAGCCTATATCTATACGCAATCCCATGATTATGTACAACAAATTATTGATGAGACAAAAACTGCAGCCTCCTTAGGAATAAAGGCAGAATATGTAGAAGAAATACCCCTGCCTTTTCCAGTCAAGGCTGCTGTCCGATTTGATGGTCAAGCTCAATTTCACCCCCGTAAGTATCTACTTGCTCTGGCAAAGGAGATTCCTGGAGATGGCTGTCATATCTTTGAAAATACAAAGGTCTTGGATATTCAACAGGATAATTGTCCTATTGTGATTACAGCAGGAGGTAGAAAAGTAACCGCCTCTAAAGTCATTGTGGCATCCCATTATCCATTTTATGATAAGCCTGGTTTATATTTTTCTAGGGTTTATCCTAATAGATCCTATGTTCTAGGGGTAAAAATGAAAGAGAAGTTTCCTGGGGGAATGTATATTAACGCTGAACAGCCCACCCGCTCCCTTCGGGCCCAAAGGTTGGAGGATAGTGAACTAATTTTAGTAGGAGGAGAACATCACAAAACAGGACATGGTAAAAGCACTCTAGAACATTATAGAAATTTAGCAAAGTTTGCCCATGAAACCTTTCCAGTGGAGGATATACTTTATCGCTGGTCTGCCCAGGATGGTTATACGATGGATGGTATCCCCTATATCGGTCAGTTATCCTCATCTACACCTAATATTTATGTAGCTACTGGTTTTGGTAAATGGGGAATGACTACTAGTACTGTAGCCGCTATAATCTTCAGAGATCTCATTTTAAAGAAGGATAATCCATGGAACTCCCTTTATAATCCTTCTCGGTTCACGCCAACAGCCTCTGTCCCCAGCTTTGTAAAGGAAAATGCTGATGTTGCTATGAATTTTATTGGTGGCAAAATCTTTACCCCTTCCTTCGAGGGGAAATTGAAAAACAATGAAGGTAAAGTGATAGAAGTAGAAGGACACCGGGTAGGTGCCTATCGTGATGAAAAGGGTCAGCTACACCTAGTAGATACCACCTGTACCCATCTAGGCTGTGAGGTTAATTGGAATGATGCTGAAAAAACTTGGGACTGTCCTTGTCATGGTTCTAGATTTTCCATTGAAGGTGATATTGTGGAAGGACCTGCCTTAAAGCCTTTAAAAAAACTTCATTGA
- a CDS encoding glutamine--tRNA ligase/YqeY domain fusion protein, with product MENKPSTSNFIKNIVIQDLESGKHKEIITRFPPEPNGYLHIGHAKSIVLNFELADEFNGKTNLRFDDTNPTKEDTEYVESIKEDVQWLGFQWDNLYFASDYFEEMYNRAVLLIRKGKAYVCDLSPEEIRHYRGTLTKPGKESPYRNRTVEENLALFEAMGRGEFKDGEKVLRAKIDMASPNLNMRDPVIYRILHESHHNTGDKWCIYPMYDYAHPLEDAIEGITHSICTLEFEDHRPLYDWVIQECEMESQPQQIEFARLNVTNTVMSKRKLKQLVDENVTDGWDDPRMPTIAGLRRRGCTPEAIRNFCREIGVAKNHSVVDAQMLEHFIREDLNAKSPRTMAILKPLKVVITNYPEDQVEMLEGENNPDDPSMGTRQIPFSKEIYIEEEDFMENPPKKYFRLFPGNEVRLKHAYFIKCNEVIKDENGKIIELHCTYDPETKSGTGFTGRKVKGTLHWVDAKNAIPAEFRLYEPLILDDNNTEDENKTFLDQINPNSLEVLEGFVEANMKTAKRQDKFQFFRHGYFNVDPKYTTEDKLVFNRIVSLKSSFKI from the coding sequence ATGGAAAACAAGCCTAGCACTTCAAATTTTATTAAAAATATTGTTATACAAGATTTAGAATCAGGAAAGCATAAAGAAATTATTACCCGTTTTCCGCCAGAGCCCAACGGGTATCTACATATTGGACATGCTAAATCCATTGTATTGAATTTTGAACTGGCGGATGAATTTAACGGAAAAACCAACCTTCGATTTGATGATACAAACCCAACGAAAGAAGACACAGAATATGTTGAATCCATTAAAGAGGATGTACAGTGGTTAGGTTTTCAGTGGGATAATTTATATTTTGCCTCAGATTATTTTGAAGAAATGTATAATCGAGCAGTTTTATTAATTAGAAAAGGAAAGGCCTATGTTTGTGACTTATCCCCCGAAGAAATTCGTCACTATAGAGGAACCTTAACAAAGCCAGGAAAAGAAAGTCCCTATCGCAATAGAACTGTGGAAGAGAATTTAGCTTTGTTTGAAGCTATGGGCCGTGGGGAATTTAAGGATGGAGAAAAGGTACTGAGGGCTAAAATTGATATGGCTTCTCCCAACTTAAATATGCGGGACCCTGTGATTTATCGGATTCTACATGAGAGCCATCACAATACAGGAGACAAATGGTGTATCTACCCAATGTATGACTATGCCCATCCCCTGGAGGATGCTATTGAAGGTATCACACATTCCATCTGCACTCTAGAATTTGAAGATCATCGCCCCTTGTATGATTGGGTTATTCAAGAATGTGAAATGGAAAGTCAACCTCAACAAATTGAATTTGCAAGATTAAATGTAACCAATACCGTCATGAGCAAGAGAAAGCTAAAGCAACTGGTGGATGAAAATGTTACAGACGGTTGGGACGATCCTAGAATGCCTACTATTGCAGGTTTAAGAAGAAGAGGGTGTACCCCAGAGGCGATTAGAAATTTTTGCAGAGAGATTGGTGTTGCAAAAAACCACAGTGTTGTAGATGCTCAAATGCTGGAGCACTTCATTCGTGAGGACTTAAATGCTAAGTCACCTAGAACTATGGCGATTTTGAAACCATTAAAAGTAGTTATCACCAACTATCCAGAGGATCAAGTAGAAATGCTGGAGGGAGAAAACAACCCTGATGATCCATCGATGGGAACTCGACAAATTCCCTTCTCTAAAGAAATTTATATAGAAGAAGAGGATTTTATGGAAAATCCTCCAAAAAAATATTTTAGATTATTCCCAGGGAATGAAGTTCGTCTAAAGCACGCCTACTTTATTAAGTGCAATGAAGTGATTAAAGATGAAAACGGGAAAATTATAGAGCTGCACTGTACCTATGATCCTGAAACCAAAAGTGGAACAGGTTTTACAGGTAGAAAGGTAAAGGGAACCCTCCATTGGGTAGACGCAAAAAATGCCATCCCAGCCGAGTTTCGATTATATGAGCCTTTGATTTTAGATGATAATAACACTGAAGATGAAAACAAAACCTTCTTAGATCAAATTAATCCCAATTCCTTAGAAGTATTAGAAGGATTTGTGGAGGCCAATATGAAGACTGCTAAACGCCAAGATAAATTTCAATTCTTTAGACATGGATATTTTAATGTAGATCCTAAATACACCACAGAGGATAAGCTGGTGTTCAATAGAATTGTATCCCTAAAGAGCTCCTTTAAAATTTAA
- a CDS encoding HesA/MoeB/ThiF family protein, with protein MMERYNRNMKMLSREENERLKEYRVCVIGCGGLGGYIIELLGRLGIGHITAVDGDVFEVTNLNRQILSNEENLGTSKANAAKERMKLVNSQINVEALSYRLTEENSEEILRGHDVIVDALDNVETRFVLQASAERLGIPLVHGAIAGWYGQITTIFPGDRTLDKIYAQKDINGVEKELGNPSFTPALVASIQVSEVLKVLINRGELIRHKILFINTMEPDYYIAELG; from the coding sequence ATGATGGAAAGGTATAACAGAAACATGAAAATGTTATCAAGGGAAGAAAATGAGAGACTAAAGGAGTATAGGGTATGCGTTATTGGGTGTGGTGGCCTTGGAGGCTATATTATTGAGCTGTTGGGGAGACTGGGGATAGGCCATATTACAGCTGTAGATGGAGATGTTTTTGAAGTAACGAACTTGAATCGTCAAATTCTATCTAATGAAGAAAATCTAGGGACAAGCAAGGCAAATGCTGCTAAAGAAAGAATGAAGCTAGTCAATTCTCAAATTAATGTTGAAGCACTGTCCTATAGACTGACAGAAGAAAATAGTGAAGAGATATTAAGGGGTCATGATGTTATTGTGGATGCCTTAGATAATGTAGAAACAAGGTTTGTTCTACAAGCATCTGCTGAAAGGTTGGGAATACCCTTAGTACATGGGGCAATTGCTGGATGGTATGGTCAAATAACAACAATATTTCCTGGAGATAGAACTTTAGACAAAATTTATGCTCAAAAGGATATTAATGGTGTGGAAAAGGAGTTGGGGAACCCTTCCTTTACACCAGCTTTAGTAGCTTCTATTCAAGTAAGTGAGGTTTTGAAGGTTCTTATTAATAGGGGAGAACTTATTCGACATAAAATATTGTTTATTAATACTATGGAACCAGATTATTATATAGCAGAATTAGGATAA
- a CDS encoding LytR/AlgR family response regulator transcription factor, whose amino-acid sequence MKIDFIVCEDNPKTRKTICDWLGIYTNNKEVQLLLATSEPEEVLAAIQKEEGIKICLLDININKSINGVALAEKIKSINPHTKIVFITAYAEWAVESLNRNIEPFAYLTKPLDRQTFDWHIKRLLKKVNELYNGQAYGEKEVFIKLEAYGRSHYKKLETITHVETYHKEGYLTVHTLQGEKIIHRSRLNDMLLNLNRLSPDTFLQCYKSIIVNPRHIEVIDKKEGEILLKGGKKLFMSRNKRVQEEIERKIMGSYL is encoded by the coding sequence ATGAAGATTGACTTTATTGTCTGTGAAGACAATCCCAAAACAAGAAAAACTATTTGTGATTGGTTAGGGATTTATACGAATAACAAAGAGGTTCAACTACTATTGGCTACATCTGAACCAGAGGAAGTTCTTGCTGCAATCCAAAAGGAGGAAGGAATCAAAATCTGTCTGTTAGATATCAATATAAATAAAAGTATCAACGGTGTAGCCTTAGCGGAAAAGATAAAAAGTATTAACCCCCATACAAAAATTGTTTTTATAACTGCCTATGCGGAATGGGCAGTAGAAAGTCTCAATAGAAATATTGAGCCCTTTGCCTATCTCACAAAGCCTTTAGATAGACAAACCTTTGATTGGCACATAAAAAGGCTATTAAAGAAGGTGAATGAGCTATATAATGGCCAAGCCTATGGAGAAAAGGAGGTTTTCATAAAGCTGGAGGCCTATGGTCGTAGCCACTATAAAAAACTAGAGACAATTACCCACGTTGAAACCTATCATAAGGAGGGATATCTTACAGTCCATACTCTTCAAGGAGAAAAAATCATCCATAGAAGCAGATTAAATGATATGCTCTTAAACTTAAATAGGCTTAGCCCCGATACTTTTCTTCAATGCTACAAATCTATAATTGTAAATCCCCGTCATATAGAAGTTATTGATAAAAAGGAAGGAGAAATCCTACTGAAGGGTGGCAAGAAATTATTTATGTCAAGAAACAAACGGGTACAGGAAGAAATAGAAAGAAAGATTATGGGGAGTTATTTATGA
- a CDS encoding GHKL domain-containing protein codes for MNVDNFRSIIVIAMEALIYINVLRIFIKVPSNKFLPLYLSIFISGIALVTLHSEMQYFYYFKTALGLLIFGAITIITLKIEFLKTMFMLFIYAILTLLGNVLSIFTMLFILNVTTIEIQNDTGLFFTANLISFSIIALLLYILKYIILYKRYGKSMQVKSKNIAFYILTVFSMLFINLYTFLYHVHEMEIFISILHIILIVAYITISLNYTFLENDFLYQKKLYKNQQEYLRVIENLLNGYRELKHGWQNYLTGFSGFIYGEERSWEGLTEYYESVIKKTKHLTNDSLSVLRKIKSYILLGLFIEKINEAEAEGIHVHINITGEELKMGQDCDFQIDLSFMLGNFLDNAVRHAKEADIPMIWIIIDNRGDYIDFIIKNTFNIMGTEATQRFDSGHGLKLVGEKVKKYPFIVHNTIIDEDVFTQELIVEQHIPHTMGELA; via the coding sequence ATGAATGTTGATAATTTTAGAAGTATTATAGTTATTGCAATGGAGGCTTTAATATATATTAATGTTTTAAGAATCTTTATAAAAGTACCCAGCAACAAATTTTTACCACTATATCTTTCTATATTTATATCAGGGATAGCACTAGTTACTCTACACAGTGAAATGCAATATTTTTATTATTTTAAAACGGCATTAGGATTATTAATTTTTGGAGCTATTACAATCATAACACTGAAAATAGAATTTTTAAAAACAATGTTTATGCTATTTATTTATGCCATTTTAACCTTATTAGGTAATGTTCTTTCGATTTTTACAATGCTATTTATATTAAATGTAACAACGATAGAAATTCAAAATGATACAGGATTATTTTTCACAGCTAATTTAATATCCTTTAGTATAATCGCATTATTACTCTATATATTGAAATATATCATTTTATACAAACGTTATGGTAAATCAATGCAAGTTAAAAGTAAAAACATCGCTTTTTACATTTTAACTGTATTTTCTATGCTATTTATAAATCTATACACATTTCTTTATCATGTACATGAAATGGAAATATTTATTTCTATTTTACACATTATTTTGATTGTTGCTTATATCACGATTTCTCTTAATTATACTTTTTTAGAAAATGACTTTTTATATCAAAAAAAACTATATAAAAATCAGCAGGAGTATCTTAGGGTTATAGAAAATTTATTGAATGGCTATCGGGAGCTAAAGCATGGATGGCAAAATTACTTGACGGGCTTTTCTGGTTTTATTTATGGGGAGGAAAGAAGTTGGGAGGGACTAACGGAATATTATGAATCAGTGATAAAGAAGACCAAACACCTAACAAACGACTCCCTATCTGTCCTTAGAAAAATTAAAAGCTATATTTTACTAGGGCTGTTTATTGAAAAAATCAATGAAGCGGAAGCGGAAGGTATCCATGTTCATATCAACATTACAGGAGAAGAATTAAAGATGGGCCAGGATTGTGACTTCCAAATAGATTTAAGCTTTATGTTGGGAAATTTTTTAGACAATGCTGTCCGTCATGCTAAAGAGGCGGATATACCTATGATATGGATTATAATCGATAATAGAGGAGATTATATTGACTTTATTATCAAAAACACCTTTAATATCATGGGGACAGAAGCCACACAACGCTTTGACAGTGGACATGGCTTAAAATTAGTTGGAGAAAAGGTAAAAAAATATCCCTTTATTGTCCACAATACCATTATAGATGAGGATGTGTTTACTCAAGAGCTAATTGTGGAACAGCATATACCTCACACAATGGGAGAACTGGCATAA
- a CDS encoding accessory gene regulator B family protein: MAFPEKMAQHLTYSFIGECLPQKSQKDLERIEYGLAIFFIALPKFVALLSAAIFFHFRIDKFLVYFAVALLSYGLVRAYAWGIHLKDDFSCFIGSFILLFGITFMSIFYVFPWYLILVLWGVSCGLLYCFAPAATAARPLRSAVLRKKLRKKLLAVILLLFIMALMNMGNPYGKLITLGVFWESIFTTPWMYKLFKLKGGETNEKEQVVCYTSHHVK, translated from the coding sequence ATGGCTTTTCCAGAAAAAATGGCCCAGCATTTAACCTACTCCTTTATAGGGGAGTGCCTGCCCCAAAAAAGTCAAAAGGATTTAGAAAGAATCGAATACGGCCTTGCTATATTTTTTATAGCCCTGCCTAAATTTGTTGCACTTTTAAGTGCAGCTATATTCTTTCACTTTCGTATAGATAAGTTTTTAGTCTACTTTGCCGTTGCATTGCTGAGCTACGGTCTTGTCCGAGCCTATGCTTGGGGCATTCATCTGAAGGATGACTTCAGCTGTTTTATCGGAAGCTTTATTTTGTTATTTGGTATAACCTTCATGAGTATCTTTTATGTTTTTCCTTGGTATTTGATCTTAGTTCTTTGGGGAGTTAGCTGTGGGCTTTTATATTGCTTTGCTCCAGCAGCTACAGCAGCTCGTCCCTTAAGGAGTGCTGTCCTTAGAAAAAAACTGAGGAAAAAACTGTTGGCTGTGATACTGTTATTATTTATCATGGCTTTAATGAATATGGGAAATCCTTATGGAAAATTAATTACCTTAGGGGTCTTTTGGGAGAGTATCTTTACTACTCCCTGGATGTATAAATTATTTAAATTAAAAGGAGGAGAAACTAATGAAAAAGAGCAAGTTGTTTGCTACACTAGCCACCATGTTAAGTAG
- a CDS encoding sensor histidine kinase, with the protein MELTKELLHYNKEAAINGMEDVSTISFLNALEEFVIIIDPDNHKIVFANDYAKRQNPNLEGNCCWEGLGYHQSCCYNKGCLYSNTIEVESHNGRWNEHRIAGIKLPKKTLVMETIIDITAKKNKDKGKNTKGNLLSMVSHELRTPLNIILSTIQLLEAYNKDWNSSKNLKHTQRIKRATEQINKLLRDILLVEKMEAHKIKFTPKKIDVVNLTKSTIELLRENMKEYVEINLVTPKEAFVVKVDEFIITTILMNLITNAIKYSKEKKDIKVQLDFIQNRMLFKIIDKGIGIPVEEQKNLFKRFYRASNAEKISGTGLGLAIVKELVELHKGSISFISKQNEGTTFMIEIPTDI; encoded by the coding sequence TTGGAGTTAACAAAAGAATTATTACATTACAACAAGGAAGCTGCCATTAACGGAATGGAAGACGTATCTACAATATCCTTTCTAAATGCTTTAGAAGAATTTGTTATTATTATAGATCCTGATAACCATAAAATTGTTTTTGCTAATGATTATGCCAAAAGACAGAATCCTAACTTAGAGGGAAATTGCTGTTGGGAGGGACTGGGTTATCATCAAAGCTGCTGCTATAATAAAGGCTGTCTTTACAGCAATACTATTGAAGTTGAAAGCCATAATGGAAGATGGAATGAACACAGGATAGCAGGAATTAAACTACCTAAAAAAACATTGGTTATGGAGACTATTATAGATATTACAGCAAAGAAGAATAAGGACAAGGGAAAAAATACAAAAGGCAATCTTTTATCTATGGTTTCCCACGAATTAAGAACACCCTTAAATATTATCCTATCAACTATACAGCTATTAGAAGCCTATAATAAAGATTGGAATTCTTCTAAAAACCTTAAGCATACCCAAAGAATAAAGAGGGCTACTGAGCAAATCAATAAATTATTAAGAGATATTTTACTGGTGGAAAAGATGGAAGCCCACAAGATAAAATTTACCCCTAAAAAAATTGATGTAGTGAATCTTACAAAATCTACAATTGAACTCCTTAGAGAAAACATGAAGGAATATGTAGAGATTAACCTTGTTACTCCAAAGGAAGCTTTTGTTGTTAAAGTAGATGAATTCATTATTACAACCATATTAATGAACCTTATTACCAATGCAATAAAATATTCTAAAGAAAAAAAGGATATAAAGGTACAGCTGGATTTTATCCAAAATAGGATGCTCTTTAAAATTATTGATAAGGGCATTGGTATACCTGTAGAAGAACAAAAAAACCTATTTAAACGTTTTTATAGAGCATCTAATGCTGAAAAAATTTCTGGAACAGGATTAGGTCTAGCCATCGTAAAGGAGCTTGTGGAGCTTCATAAAGGAAGTATAAGCTTTATAAGCAAACAAAATGAGGGAACTACTTTTATGATAGAAATACCTACTGACATATAA